The Methanobrevibacter sp. V74 genome includes the window CTTTAAGTTTTGATACTAAATCATAAGCAGCAGTAGGAGTTATTAAACCTGCCATATCTTTAATTGCTACTGAATCACAATCAAGAGATTCTAAATCTTTTGCTAAATTAACAAAATCATCTAATGTATGTGCTGGACTTAAAGTATAACTTATTGTTCCCTGAACATGTGCACCTTGATCTTTAGCAACTTTAATTGATTTTTCCATATTTCTAATATCATTTAAAGCATCGAAAATCCTAAATATATCGACGCCGTTTTCATAGGATTTTTCAACAAATTTTGTTACTACATCATCAGGATAATGTTTATAACCAACTAAATTCTGTCCTCTCAAAAGCATTTGAATTGGAGTATTTTTAAATTCAGATTTTAATTGTCTTAATCTTTCCCAAGGGTCTTCGTTTAAGTATCTAATACAAGTATCAAAGGTTGCTCCACCCCACGCTTCAACAGAGAAATATCCTACCTTATCCATCTCTTCAGCAATAGGAATCATGTCTCTTGTTCTCATCCTAGTTGCTAGTAAAGATTGGTGAGCATCACGAAGAGCTGTTTCTGTAAATCTTACTTTAGCCATTAATTACACCTCTCTAAATTTTTATCATAAAGTAATCTTAAATTATCCAACTATAATATATGTCCTTATTAGTTTATATAAATTATGTTATTATACCTAAATAATCATTAAAAATAAGTTAAAACAAAAAATAAAATGAATCATTAATAGATATTAAACAATATCTATTTAAAATTAAAAAATATAGGAAATAAATTGAAAAATTATCTTTCTAATTCCCCAGAAATGAATTTTTCGACATTTTCATATGCTTCATCATCAGTGTATTGAATTGGAGGATGCTTCATAGTATATGAGGAGATTGAAGTTAATTGACCACCGACTCCTCTTTCTAAACCAATTTTACAACATCTTACAGCATCAATTACACATCCTGCAGAGTTTGGAGAGTCTTCAACACTTAATCTAAGTTCAATATTCATTGGAACATCACCAAATGTACGGCCTTCCATTCTAAGGAAACATAATTTATTATCATTTTGCCATGGGACATAGTCACTAGGACCAATGTGAATATCCCTGTCATCCATTCTTTCATCTAATACTGATTGAACAGCTTCAGTTTTAGATTCTTTTTTAGAATCCAATCTTTCACGATTAAGCATGTTTAAAAAGTCAGTGTTACCACCAGTATTAATTTGATAGGTTCTATCCAGTTTTACACCCCTATCCATGAATAAGCTAGCTAGTGTTCTGTGTGTGATAGTAGCACCGATTTGAGCTTTAATATCGTCACCAACAATAGGAATTCCTTTAGCTTTAAATTTAGCATCCCATTCGTCATCACTTACTATAAATACAGGCATACAATTTACATATGCGATTTCAGCATCAAGTGCACATTGTGCATAGTATCTTGCAGCTTCTTCAGAACCTACCGGCAAGTAGTTTACTAGAATTTCAGCACCACTTTCTTTTAAAACACTAACAACATCAACAGGCTCTTCTTCACTTACTACAAATGTGTATTCATCATCATAATTAGACATGTGTTCTGCAACACCATCTAAAACATGACCCATGCTTACTTTGACATCATATTTTGGAATATCTTTTTGGAAAACAGTTGTGCAGTTTGGTTTTTCAAATATTGCTTCGTCAATAGTTTTACCAACTTTTCTTGCATCAACATCGAATGCTGCAACAACTTCAATATCACTAGGAGTATATCCCCCAATATCCCAATGCATAAGTCCTATTGCATCTTTTGGGTCTTTACCATCATAATAATGTATTCCTTGGATTAAAGAACTTGCACAGTTTCCTAATCCAACAATTCCTATTTTAATTTTTTCCAATATAAACACCAGCTAATTAATTAATATAAAATTAATACTTTAAAATAATTTAAATACTAATATTATGTTACATTATATACTTTATAAAATTATTGTTTTATGGAGCTATTTTACAAATTATTCGAAATTTTCATTAATATTTTTTAAGAATTTAATTGCTTCATCAAAAGAATTATCCATTTCTTCTTTTGAATTAAATTGAGTTTCAATTAATTCCAATGTATCATGATTCTCAATAACTTCAGGAAAATCCATATAATGAGGGCCGAACATTGAAGTGAGATGATGATCAACATTTTTAGGACAATTAAACTCATGTCCTTCAAATTTTATGGAAGTTAATGGAAATGTTTTATCAGTATCGAAAATTCTTATTTTCCAATGGGGAACCCCTTCAATAGTATCCGAAAACTGCTTTGTTTTCAAATCTGTAAATCCAACTTCCTTACGAGCCAAATCAATTTGATCAACATATTTAGATTTATTCGATAACATTTCATGATAAAATTTATACTGGGCAGGTGCAAATTTAGTATAAATATCACCTAACTTGTCATCTTCAATAAAATCAAAAGGAAAGAGATCTATTTTAACAAATGGTTTTAACCAGGCGATTTGTAAAAAGTTATATTTTCCATCAATTATTTTATTGCCCTCTTTATCTTTAACATCATAAACACTATTAAAATCATTGAAATAATTTTTTCTATTTTCCAAAAGTAATGTTAACCCGCAAAATTCTTTTAAATCATGTTTATTGAGTTCTTTTGGGAGTGCTTCGATTAACTTATTATAATCCTTTCTAAGAACAACTAAATCAATATCGTCATCCCAGGGAATAAAACCCCCATGCCTTACAGCACCTAAAAGCGTACCGAAACCTAACCAATAATCAATTCCATATTTATTACAAACCTTATCTATGAAAATAAGCAATTCCACATATAATACCTGAAATTTACTATGAGTTCTTTTAAACTTATCATCCCTAGAAGATAATTCTGAAATGTAGTCTTGAGGTGACACTCCCGTGGAGCTATTAATCCTACCTACAATATCAAAACT containing:
- a CDS encoding LicD family protein translates to MSLEDYYLKLPDFIKFNSKVLKLSFDIVGRINSSTGVSPQDYISELSSRDDKFKRTHSKFQVLYVELLIFIDKVCNKYGIDYWLGFGTLLGAVRHGGFIPWDDDIDLVVLRKDYNKLIEALPKELNKHDLKEFCGLTLLLENRKNYFNDFNSVYDVKDKEGNKIIDGKYNFLQIAWLKPFVKIDLFPFDFIEDDKLGDIYTKFAPAQYKFYHEMLSNKSKYVDQIDLARKEVGFTDLKTKQFSDTIEGVPHWKIRIFDTDKTFPLTSIKFEGHEFNCPKNVDHHLTSMFGPHYMDFPEVIENHDTLELIETQFNSKEEMDNSFDEAIKFLKNINENFE
- a CDS encoding inositol-3-phosphate synthase, with translation MEKIKIGIVGLGNCASSLIQGIHYYDGKDPKDAIGLMHWDIGGYTPSDIEVVAAFDVDARKVGKTIDEAIFEKPNCTTVFQKDIPKYDVKVSMGHVLDGVAEHMSNYDDEYTFVVSEEEPVDVVSVLKESGAEILVNYLPVGSEEAARYYAQCALDAEIAYVNCMPVFIVSDDEWDAKFKAKGIPIVGDDIKAQIGATITHRTLASLFMDRGVKLDRTYQINTGGNTDFLNMLNRERLDSKKESKTEAVQSVLDERMDDRDIHIGPSDYVPWQNDNKLCFLRMEGRTFGDVPMNIELRLSVEDSPNSAGCVIDAVRCCKIGLERGVGGQLTSISSYTMKHPPIQYTDDEAYENVEKFISGELER